From Coturnix japonica isolate 7356 chromosome 3, Coturnix japonica 2.1, whole genome shotgun sequence, the proteins below share one genomic window:
- the SLC30A1 gene encoding zinc transporter 1 — protein MAAEGPGGPRWWQNRRARLLCMLALTFLFFVVEVAVSRVTASLAMLSDSFHMLSDVMALVVALVAVRFAQRTRATKKNTFGWVRAEVMGALVNAVFLTALCFTILLEAIERFTEPHEIQQPLVVIAVGVAGLVINLLGLCLFNHHGVGGHGHSHGHGHAHGGGSRLPRGSGKAEQSPADGEAALHRDETSTLVENCSGSNGLSQDKLGDMKDDTTDLQVNGNASHYPLDVEEVEEDSSAQLNMRGVFLHVFGDALGSVIVVVNALLFYGLWNPCPKDGPCFNPCVNSHCVENATLSQPLGSANKSEQESITVAGPCWLLYLDPVLCLIMVCILLYTTYPLLRESALILLQTVPKQIDVHSLNSKLRTLEGVEAVHELHIWQLAGSRIIGTAHIKCPDPSTYMMVAKRIKEIFHDEGIHATTIQPEFASVGSESGRGKCEFPCRTQCALKQCCGTIEDNAGKKTEKSSSLSISCSEVVIEFPHNKTRRTKSESVPAVKLEANTDQNEQFESSL, from the exons ATGGCGGCCGAGGGGCCGGGCGGGCCGCGGTGGTGGCAGAACCGTCGGGCGCGGCTGCTGTGCATGTTGGCGCTCACGTTCCTGTTCTTCGTGGTGGAGGTGGCGGTGAGCCGCGTCACGGCGTCGCTGGCCATGCTGTCCGACTCGTTCCACATGCTCTCCGACGTCATGGCCCTGGTCGTGGCGCTGGTGGCCGTGCGCTTCGCACAGCGCACCCGCGCCACCAAGAAGAACACGTTCGGCTGGGTGCGGGCCGAGGTGATGGGCGCCCTGGTCAACGCCGTGTTCCTCACCGCGCTCTGCTTCACCATCCTGCTGGAGGCCATCGAGCGCTTCACCGAGCCCCACGAGATCCAGCAGCCGCTGGTGGTCATCGCCGTGGGGGTGGCGGGGCTCGTCATCAACCTGCTGGGGCTCTGCCTCTTCAACCACCACGGCGTCGGCGGACACGGCCATTCCCACGGCCACGGCCACGCGCACGGGGGCGGCTCCCGGCTCCCCCGGGGCAGCGGCAAGGCCGAGCAGAGCCCCGCCGACGGGGAGGCCGCGCTGCACCGCGACGAGACCAGCACCTTGGTGGAGAACTGCAGCGGCTCCAACGGGCTCAGCCAGGACAAGCTGG GTGATATGAAGGATGACACGACGGACCTACAAGTGAATGGGAACGCTAGTCATTATCCTTTGGATGTTGAAGAGGTTGAGGAAGACTCCAGCGCACAGCTGAACATGCGGGGAGTTTTTCTGCATGTATTTGGAGATGCCTTAGGTTCAGTAATTGTCGTAGTGAATGCCTTGCTCTTCTATGGTTTGTGGAATCCATGTCCCAAAGATGGGCCCTGCTTTAATCCATGTGTCAATAGCCATTGCGTGGAGAATGCTACTTTATCCCAACCTCTCGGCAGTGCAAACAAGTCTGAGCAAGAGAGCATTACAGTGGCTGGTCCATGCTGGTTACTATATTTAGATCCTGTTCTTTGTTTGATTATGGTTTGTATCCTCCTTTACACAACTTACCCGTTACTTAGGGAATCGGCCCTTATACTTCTACAGACTGTTCCCAAACAAATAGATGTTCATTCTTTGAACTCAAAATTGCGTACCCTTGAAGGAGTTGAAGCAGTGCATGAATTACACATTTGGCAGCTAGCGGGCAGTAGGATCATTGGCACAGCTCACATAAAGTGTCCTGACCCTTCCACGTACATGATGGTGGCAAAGCGCATCAAAGAGATCTTTCACGATGAAGGGATTCATGCAACTACCATTCAGCCCGAGTTTGCCAGCGTTGGCTCTGAATCAGGGAGAGGGAAATGCGAGTTTCCTTGCAGAACTCAGTGTGCTTTGAAGCAGTGTTGTGGAACAATAGAAGATAACGctggaaagaagacagaaaaatcttcTTCGCTTAGTATTTCTTGTTCAGAGGTTGTCATTGAATTTCCACATAACAAAACTAGAAGGACTAAATCGGAGAGTGTACCTGCAGTTAAGCTAGAGGCAAACACCGATCAAAACGAGCAGTTTGAATCGTCTTTGTAA